Proteins co-encoded in one Burkholderiales bacterium genomic window:
- a CDS encoding ATP phosphoribosyltransferase regulatory subunit encodes MRNWLLPEYIEDILPPEARRIERLRRSILDLFYVHGYQLVIPPLIEYVESLLTGSGRDMDLKTFKLVDQLSGRMMGLRADITPQVARIDAHLLNRKGVTRLCYCGSVSHTLPSAMTRTREPLQIGAEVYGHAGVESDVEIQRLMLQALKLAGIDEIHLDLGHVKVFKAIAGRAGIAPELEAELFGALQSKDVPAVRNLAGGLDARASKALLLLAELNGGDEVLQRGQKELPDYPEITAALSDLRTLASQLRGDVASLCFDLAELRGYHYHSGVVFSAYAKGSPNAVALGGRYDEVGKAFGRPRAATGFSMDLRELAALVSADGASSAILAPYAQDAALQKRIAELRAQGEVVMVDLPGHEDSRGESNCDRQLVSRNGKWEIVPIK; translated from the coding sequence ATGCGCAACTGGCTGCTGCCCGAATACATCGAAGACATCCTGCCGCCGGAGGCGCGCCGCATCGAGCGGCTGCGCCGGAGCATCCTCGACCTGTTTTATGTGCACGGCTATCAATTGGTGATCCCGCCGCTCATCGAATATGTCGAATCGCTGCTCACCGGCAGCGGGCGTGACATGGATTTGAAAACCTTCAAGCTGGTGGACCAATTGAGCGGCCGCATGATGGGTTTGCGCGCCGACATTACGCCGCAGGTGGCGCGCATCGACGCGCACCTCCTGAACCGCAAGGGCGTCACCCGCCTGTGCTATTGCGGCAGCGTCTCGCACACCTTGCCATCGGCCATGACGCGCACCCGCGAGCCGCTGCAAATCGGCGCCGAAGTTTACGGCCACGCCGGCGTGGAGAGCGACGTGGAAATCCAGCGGCTGATGCTGCAGGCGCTGAAGCTCGCGGGCATCGATGAGATTCATCTCGACCTCGGCCATGTCAAGGTATTCAAAGCCATTGCCGGCCGCGCCGGCATTGCGCCTGAACTTGAAGCCGAACTGTTTGGCGCGCTGCAATCCAAGGACGTGCCGGCGGTGCGGAATCTTGCTGGTGGTCTTGATGCGCGGGCAAGCAAGGCGCTGCTTTTGCTGGCGGAACTCAACGGAGGGGATGAGGTTTTGCAGCGCGGGCAAAAGGAACTCCCGGATTATCCGGAAATCACCGCCGCGCTTTCCGATTTGCGCACGCTGGCTTCTCAACTTCGCGGCGATGTGGCGAGTCTGTGCTTTGATCTGGCGGAGTTGCGCGGCTACCACTACCACAGCGGCGTGGTGTTCAGCGCCTATGCCAAAGGTTCGCCCAATGCCGTTGCCCTGGGCGGGCGTTATGACGAAGTGGGCAAGGCATTCGGCCGTCCGCGCGCTGCGACCGGCTTCAGCATGGACTTGCGCGAGCTTGCCGCGCTGGTGTCTGCCGACGGAGCGTCTTCGGCCATCCTCGCGCCTTATGCGCAGGACGCGGCTTTGCAAAAGCGCATTGCCGAATTGCGCGCGCAAGGGGAAGTCGTCATGGTGGATTTGCCCGGGCATGAAGACAGCCGCGGCGAATCGAATTGCGACCGCCAGCTGGTGTCGCGCAACGGCAAGTGGGAAATCGTGCCGATTAAGTGA
- a CDS encoding adenylosuccinate synthase has translation MSKNVVVVGTQWGDEGKGKVVDWLTDHAQGVVRFQGGHNAGHTLVIAGRKTVLHLIPSGILRAGVHCYIGNGVVVSPQALLEEIATLKRAGVEVVGRLKISEACPLILPYHVALDQAREAAKGAGKIGTTGRGIGPAYEDKVARRAIRLQDLFQRERFAAKLGEVLDYHNFVLKNYFSVKPLDFQRTLEQTLALAEPIKPLVADVPRLLYQANREGKNLLFEGAQGTLLDIDHGTYPFVTSSNCVAGAASAGSGIGPNLLHYVLGITKAYTTRVGSGPFPTELSDEVGKLLASRGQEFGATTGRPRRCGWFDAAALKRSIQINGVSGLCVTKLDVLDGMERLQLGVGYKMDGEESDILPVGAELLAKCEPIYEEIPGWKESTVGIKRLEDLPRPAQNYLKRIEQICDVPIDMISTGAEREEIIVLRHPFK, from the coding sequence ATGTCCAAAAACGTCGTCGTCGTCGGCACTCAATGGGGGGATGAAGGCAAAGGCAAGGTCGTCGACTGGCTGACCGATCACGCGCAAGGCGTGGTGCGCTTCCAAGGCGGGCACAATGCCGGCCACACCCTGGTCATCGCCGGCAGGAAAACCGTTTTGCATCTGATTCCTTCCGGCATTCTGCGCGCGGGTGTGCATTGCTACATCGGCAACGGCGTGGTGGTCTCGCCGCAGGCGCTGCTGGAGGAAATCGCTACACTCAAGCGAGCCGGAGTGGAGGTAGTGGGGAGGCTCAAGATCAGCGAAGCCTGCCCGCTGATTCTGCCTTACCACGTGGCCCTGGATCAGGCGCGCGAAGCGGCGAAAGGCGCCGGCAAGATCGGCACGACCGGGCGCGGCATCGGCCCGGCTTATGAAGACAAAGTGGCGCGGCGCGCGATTCGTTTGCAGGATCTGTTCCAGCGCGAGCGCTTCGCAGCGAAACTGGGCGAAGTGCTGGATTATCACAACTTCGTGCTGAAAAATTATTTCAGCGTCAAGCCGCTGGATTTTCAGCGCACGCTGGAACAAACGCTGGCGCTGGCCGAGCCGATCAAGCCGCTGGTCGCCGATGTGCCGCGGCTTTTGTATCAGGCCAATCGCGAGGGCAAAAATCTTCTGTTCGAGGGCGCGCAAGGCACGCTCCTCGATATTGACCATGGCACCTATCCCTTTGTGACGTCCAGCAATTGCGTCGCCGGCGCGGCGTCGGCGGGAAGCGGCATCGGCCCGAACTTGCTGCATTACGTGCTGGGCATCACCAAGGCCTATACCACGCGCGTGGGTTCCGGGCCGTTTCCGACGGAATTGAGCGATGAAGTAGGCAAGCTTCTGGCATCGCGCGGCCAGGAATTTGGCGCCACCACCGGGCGTCCGCGCCGTTGCGGCTGGTTCGATGCGGCGGCGTTGAAGCGCTCGATTCAAATCAACGGCGTCTCGGGCCTGTGCGTCACCAAGCTCGATGTGCTCGACGGCATGGAACGCCTGCAGCTGGGCGTGGGCTACAAAATGGATGGAGAGGAAAGCGATATCCTGCCGGTGGGGGCGGAGCTGCTGGCCAAATGCGAGCCCATCTACGAAGAAATTCCGGGCTGGAAAGAAAGCACGGTGGGGATAAAGCGATTGGAAGATTTACCGCGCCCGGCGCAGAATTACTTGAAGCGCATCGAGCAAATTTGCGATGTGCCGATTGATATGATTTCGACCGGAGCAGAGCGCGAAGAAATCATCGTGCTGCGCCACCCGTTCAAATAA
- the rnr gene encoding ribonuclease R, whose translation MPSREFILKILSEQGVPVSVEKLMDILGISAQESALFHRRLRAMERDGQIMRNRKGAICVVDKLDLIKGRVQGHADGFGFLIPDDGGTDLFIGPGEMHKVLHGDRVMAREIGVDRRGRPEAKIVEVLARANQLVVGRLHDEHGVLFVVPEDKRISQDILIAKGESGGAEAEQVVTVEIIEQPSKHAQPIGRVEEVLGNYADPGMEIEIALRKHDLPHMFPPEVERLCRRFSSGVEQKDYAGRKDLRRLPLVTIDGETAKDLDDAVYCEPHGGEFKLFVAIADVSYYVKPGDALDQEASARGNSVYFPRRVIPMLPEVLSNGLCSLNPKVDRLAVVCEMEIDADGEIGDYRFYPAVFHSHARLTYTEVWDMLEHPQSETARRYVKLLPCLQMLYRLYKVLAKAREKRGAIDFETIETQMVFNQQGKIERIVPVKRNDAHRLIEECMLAANVCASDFLKQHGQKTLYRVHEGPTPEKLEALRGFFKEFGLQLGGGDNPHASDYAKLLIQTRNRPDAQLLQTSMLRSLQQAMYSPDNVGHFGLAYESYTHFTSPIRRYPDLLVHRAIKAVLNGKTYNPGDWNELGIHCSQTERRADDATRDVEAWLKCYYMQDKINECFDGTVSAVTGFGIFVALDDIYIEGLVHISELGSDYFHFDARKQLLLGERTGQKYRLGDRVRVKVVRVDLQSSKIDFVLEDAPGVSGKKSRQAKRART comes from the coding sequence ATGCCCAGCCGCGAATTCATACTGAAAATCCTTTCCGAACAGGGCGTTCCCGTTTCCGTGGAAAAACTGATGGACATTCTCGGCATCAGCGCGCAGGAAAGCGCGCTGTTTCACCGGCGCCTGCGCGCGATGGAGCGCGACGGGCAAATCATGCGCAACCGCAAGGGCGCGATTTGCGTGGTGGACAAGCTCGATCTGATCAAGGGCAGGGTGCAGGGACACGCAGACGGCTTTGGTTTTTTGATACCGGATGACGGCGGGACGGATCTGTTCATCGGCCCCGGTGAAATGCACAAGGTGCTGCACGGCGACCGCGTGATGGCGCGCGAAATCGGCGTAGATCGGCGCGGCCGGCCGGAGGCCAAGATCGTCGAAGTGCTCGCGCGCGCCAATCAGCTCGTGGTGGGGCGGCTGCACGACGAGCACGGCGTCCTGTTTGTGGTGCCTGAAGACAAGCGCATCAGCCAGGACATTCTGATTGCCAAAGGCGAAAGCGGTGGCGCCGAGGCAGAGCAGGTGGTGACGGTGGAAATCATCGAGCAGCCGAGCAAGCACGCGCAGCCCATCGGCCGCGTGGAGGAAGTGCTGGGTAATTACGCCGATCCGGGCATGGAAATCGAAATCGCGCTGCGCAAGCACGATTTGCCGCATATGTTCCCGCCTGAAGTGGAAAGGCTGTGCCGGCGCTTTTCCAGCGGAGTGGAGCAAAAGGATTATGCGGGTCGCAAAGACCTGCGGCGCTTGCCGCTGGTGACGATAGATGGCGAAACCGCCAAGGACTTAGACGACGCGGTGTATTGTGAACCCCATGGTGGGGAATTTAAATTGTTCGTCGCCATCGCCGATGTCAGCTATTACGTAAAGCCCGGCGATGCGCTGGATCAGGAGGCATCAGCGCGCGGCAACTCAGTGTATTTTCCGCGGCGGGTGATTCCGATGCTGCCGGAAGTGTTGAGTAACGGGCTGTGTTCGCTCAATCCGAAAGTGGACCGGCTGGCGGTGGTGTGTGAAATGGAAATTGATGCTGATGGTGAAATCGGCGACTACCGCTTTTATCCGGCGGTGTTCCACTCGCACGCCCGGCTCACCTATACCGAGGTATGGGACATGCTGGAGCATCCGCAAAGCGAAACTGCACGCCGCTACGTCAAGCTCCTTCCGTGCCTGCAAATGCTCTACAGGCTTTACAAGGTGCTGGCGAAAGCGCGTGAAAAACGCGGTGCGATTGATTTCGAGACCATCGAAACGCAGATGGTTTTCAACCAGCAGGGGAAAATCGAGCGCATCGTGCCGGTGAAGCGCAACGATGCCCACCGGCTGATTGAGGAATGCATGCTGGCGGCAAATGTCTGCGCTTCGGATTTTCTCAAGCAACACGGCCAAAAGACGCTTTATCGTGTCCATGAAGGCCCCACGCCGGAAAAGCTGGAAGCGCTGCGGGGATTTTTCAAGGAATTCGGTTTGCAATTAGGCGGAGGCGACAATCCGCATGCCAGCGATTACGCGAAGCTGCTTATTCAAACTAGAAACCGTCCGGATGCGCAATTGCTGCAAACCTCGATGCTGCGCTCACTGCAGCAGGCAATGTACAGCCCCGACAACGTGGGGCATTTCGGTTTGGCGTACGAATCCTACACGCACTTCACCTCGCCCATCCGCCGCTATCCCGATTTGCTGGTGCACCGCGCCATCAAGGCGGTGCTGAACGGCAAGACCTACAATCCGGGCGACTGGAACGAGTTGGGCATTCATTGCTCGCAAACCGAGCGGCGTGCCGATGACGCGACGCGCGATGTCGAAGCCTGGCTCAAGTGCTACTACATGCAGGATAAAATCAACGAATGCTTCGACGGCACGGTGAGCGCGGTGACGGGCTTCGGCATTTTCGTGGCGCTCGATGACATTTATATTGAAGGGCTGGTGCATATCTCCGAGCTCGGCAGCGATTATTTCCACTTCGATGCGCGCAAGCAGCTACTGCTGGGCGAGCGCACCGGCCAGAAATACCGCTTGGGCGACCGGGTGCGAGTCAAAGTGGTGAGAGTGGACTTGCAAAGCTCGAAAATCGATTTTGTTCTCGAAGATGCTCCCGGGGTATCGGGAAAAAAAAGTCGGCAGGCAAAAAGGGCAAGAACATGA
- the rlmB gene encoding 23S rRNA (guanosine(2251)-2'-O)-methyltransferase RlmB yields MSRLIYGFHAVTASIRQSAESVQEIYLDQARQDHRAKDLLTLAESRKVRVILVEQMRLDGMTGHARHQGVAAKVSPVSPTADLDELLENLSEPALLLVLDGVQDPHNLGACLRVADACGVHAVIAPKDRAVGITPTVSKVACGAAEIVPYIAVTNLARTMRELKERGIWIIGADSKAEKDLFSVKLNGPIAWVLGAEEEGLRRLTRETCDELVRIPMAGGVESLNVSVASGICLFETRRQRASKNAKPG; encoded by the coding sequence ATGAGCCGCTTGATTTACGGTTTCCACGCGGTGACCGCGAGCATACGGCAAAGCGCGGAAAGCGTGCAGGAAATCTATCTGGATCAAGCGCGTCAGGATCATCGCGCGAAAGATTTACTGACATTGGCGGAGAGCCGCAAAGTGCGCGTGATTCTGGTGGAGCAAATGCGGCTTGACGGCATGACCGGCCATGCCAGGCATCAGGGCGTGGCGGCCAAAGTCAGCCCAGTGAGCCCTACCGCTGATTTGGATGAATTGCTGGAGAATTTGAGTGAACCCGCCTTGTTGCTGGTGCTCGACGGCGTGCAGGACCCGCACAACCTTGGCGCTTGCTTGCGAGTCGCGGATGCCTGTGGTGTGCATGCCGTCATCGCCCCCAAGGATCGCGCGGTAGGAATTACTCCAACGGTATCCAAAGTCGCCTGCGGCGCGGCGGAGATCGTACCTTATATTGCTGTCACCAATCTCGCCAGGACAATGCGCGAATTAAAGGAACGCGGCATTTGGATAATCGGTGCGGACAGCAAGGCGGAAAAGGATTTGTTCTCGGTAAAACTTAATGGCCCCATCGCCTGGGTGCTGGGCGCGGAAGAGGAGGGGCTGCGGCGGCTGACCCGTGAAACCTGCGACGAACTGGTGCGCATTCCAATGGCGGGCGGCGTGGAAAGCCTGAATGTTTCCGTGGCGAGCGGGATATGCTTGTTTGAAACGAGGCGGCAAAGAGCCTCTAAAAATGCAAAGCCCGGCTGA